The Planctomycetia bacterium genome includes a window with the following:
- the tssE gene encoding type VI secretion system baseplate subunit TssE, with translation MAELTQKERLQPSLLDRLIDDDPTSRVESREQRVFAMQKLRELVLRDLAWLLNCESLENLEDLDAYPHVKRSVVNFGVPALSGTTLSGTNLAKLEKRVRQAVYDFEPRILHDSVVVRAAKSDSEMSKKSLAIEIEGELWAQPIPLRLYLRTEVDLDTGTVTVKEQK, from the coding sequence ATGGCCGAACTCACGCAAAAAGAACGTCTGCAACCCTCGTTGCTCGATCGCCTGATCGACGACGATCCGACGTCGCGCGTCGAGTCGCGGGAGCAGCGCGTGTTCGCCATGCAGAAGCTGCGCGAGTTGGTGCTGCGCGATCTCGCGTGGTTGCTCAATTGCGAGAGTTTGGAAAACCTCGAAGACCTCGATGCGTATCCGCACGTCAAGCGCTCGGTCGTCAACTTCGGCGTGCCGGCCCTTTCCGGCACGACCCTCTCGGGCACGAACCTCGCGAAGCTCGAGAAGCGCGTGAGGCAAGCGGTCTACGATTTCGAGCCGCGCATCTTGCACGATTCGGTCGTCGTGCGGGCCGCGAAAAGCGATTCGGAAATGAGCAAGAAGTCGCTCGCGATCGAAATCGAAGGGGAGCTTTGGGCGCAGCCGATTCCCTTGCGATTGTATTTGCGCACCGAAGTCGATCTGGATACCGGCACCGTCACCGTGAAGGAGCAGAAGTAA
- a CDS encoding virulence protein SciE type, with protein sequence MSSQEALRNADLARALEALKAEVRKEPAQAKHRVYMFQLAAVMGDWDRALTQLNVARDMDPECLSLGQTYQELIQCEALRKQVFAGERSPLFFGEPEPWMALVMEAARLAGAGKHAEAQQLRNQALEDVPASPGKLKVRKPTDEKTTAKDSDVNPKVPFEWIADADSRLGPILEAVVNGKYYWIPMLRLMRVDFEKPTDLRDVVWLPAHFQWTNGGEAVGFVPARYPGSESAADDLIRLARKTEWQEQAPEIFYGLGQRLLSTDENEYSLFDVEQILFDAPAKTS encoded by the coding sequence ATGTCGTCGCAGGAAGCGCTTCGCAACGCCGATCTCGCTCGCGCCCTCGAAGCGCTCAAGGCCGAAGTTCGTAAAGAACCGGCCCAAGCGAAGCATCGCGTCTACATGTTCCAGCTGGCCGCCGTGATGGGAGATTGGGACCGCGCGCTGACGCAGCTCAACGTCGCGCGCGATATGGACCCGGAGTGTCTCTCGCTCGGGCAGACCTATCAAGAGTTGATTCAATGCGAAGCGCTGCGCAAGCAGGTGTTCGCCGGCGAGCGCTCGCCGCTGTTCTTCGGCGAGCCGGAGCCGTGGATGGCGCTCGTCATGGAAGCGGCGCGGCTGGCCGGAGCCGGCAAGCATGCCGAAGCTCAGCAGCTTCGCAACCAAGCGCTCGAAGACGTCCCCGCCTCGCCCGGCAAGCTCAAGGTTCGCAAGCCGACGGACGAAAAGACCACGGCGAAGGATTCCGACGTGAACCCGAAGGTGCCGTTCGAGTGGATCGCCGATGCCGATTCGCGGCTCGGGCCGATTCTCGAAGCGGTCGTGAACGGGAAGTATTATTGGATCCCGATGCTGCGGCTGATGCGGGTCGATTTCGAAAAGCCGACCGATCTGCGCGACGTCGTTTGGTTGCCGGCGCATTTCCAATGGACGAACGGCGGCGAAGCGGTCGGCTTCGTCCCGGCCCGTTATCCGGGCTCGGAATCCGCGGCCGACGATCTGATTCGCCTCGCGCGTAAAACCGAATGGCAAGAACAAGCCCCGGAAATCTTCTACGGGCTCGGACAACGACTTCTCTCGACCGACGAAAACGAATACTCCTTGTTCGATGTCGAACAAATTCTCTTCGACGCTCCCGCCAAGACCTCCTAG
- a CDS encoding type VI secretion system tube protein Hcp → MILMKINEIKGDCKFPGYENWITLENFSFGTERKIEQAKRGGGNDIETGKGDTQEFTCTKTADISTVDLMYTAIKQRASGEANTPFVVDIAFVEPRAYGDQDSKGTIKAYLKIRFGKALLKSWSIDGSASDRASESLSFWYNQIAMAYDSSTDGKTYQTYGPRGWDQQESKDWTPSGWK, encoded by the coding sequence AGAATTGGATCACGCTCGAAAACTTCAGTTTCGGCACCGAGCGGAAGATCGAGCAAGCCAAGCGGGGCGGCGGCAACGACATCGAGACCGGCAAAGGGGACACGCAAGAGTTCACTTGCACCAAGACGGCCGACATCTCGACCGTCGATCTAATGTATACGGCCATCAAGCAGCGCGCCAGCGGCGAGGCGAACACGCCGTTCGTCGTCGACATCGCGTTCGTCGAGCCCCGGGCCTACGGCGATCAGGATTCCAAAGGAACGATCAAGGCGTATCTCAAGATTCGCTTCGGCAAGGCCCTGTTGAAGTCGTGGAGCATCGACGGCAGCGCGTCCGATCGGGCCTCGGAGTCGCTGAGTTTCTGGTACAACCAGATCGCGATGGCCTACGATTCCTCGACCGACGGCAAGACGTATCAGACGTACGGTCCGCGCGGTTGGGACCAGCAAGAAAGCAAAGACTGGACGCCGAGCGGCTGGAAGTAA